In the genome of Lacerta agilis isolate rLacAgi1 chromosome 2, rLacAgi1.pri, whole genome shotgun sequence, one region contains:
- the NFKBIL1 gene encoding NF-kappa-B inhibitor-like protein 1 isoform X1 codes for MPTASSPFHHMPAPMTSRYQRRLWRYVDSSRRRKLRRLLQHHGEALDLGEASGRKLRTPLHRCCARQDHKTAILLLKHGADPSVPDRRGDTALHVAARQVARKGGTVYEDLFSPLRNRCPSAMSIRNRDGKTPGELLREEEEKWCSQEASEEEEAEGDAEREWRRKLLGEWEDEYQEMGWQYEEDFYTTGPDTETYEGWADRIAREYRQRRSREGEHLRQKPKAEPQKPPPKLGSLREEEHLLYEKRARAKEKELREAKRLRYEEGCSQVFSADGSRLLRYVDIPWPCPAGTPEEMAAVALHGMEPSDRAAYRRFLRRQQALWHPDKFAQRCGARLAEQDRRRVLDTVTALSQAFNRLAEACK; via the exons ATGCCAACAG CGTCAAGCCCTTTCCACCACATGCCCGCTCCCATGACGTCAAGGTACCAGCGTCGCCTGTGGCGCTACGTCGATTCCAGCCGCCGCCGCAAGTTGCGCAGGCTACTGCAGCATCACGGGGAAGCCTTGGACCTGGGCGAGGCGTCTGGGCGCAAGCTCCGAACGCCCCTTCACCGGTGCTGTGCCCGGCAGGACCACAAAACCGCCATCCTCTTGCTGAAGCACGGAGCGGACCCTTCTGTTCCGGACCGGCGTGGGGACACAGCTCTGCATGTGGCTGCCCGACAGGTGGCCCGCAAGGGAGGCACGG TCTACGAAGACCTGTTTTCGCCCTTGCGAAACCGTTGCCCCTCTGCAATGAGCATCAGGAACAGAGATGGGAAGACGCCAGGGGAACTcctgagggaagaggaagagaaatgg TGCTCTCAGGAGGCGtctgaggaagaggaggcagagggcGACGCAGAGAGGGAGTGGCGCCGCAAACTCCTCGGCGAATGGGAGGACGAGTACCAGGAGATGGGCTGGCAATACGAAG AGGATTTCTACACCACTGGCCCAGACACGGAAACCTACGAGGGCTGGGCTGACCGCATCGCTCGAGAATACAGGCAGAGGCGCAGCCGGGAAGGGGAACACCTTCGCCAGAAGCCTAAAGCGGAACCACAGAAGCCTCCGCCTAAGTTGGGGAGCCTCCGTGAGGAGGAACACCTGCTCTACGAAAAGCGCGCCCGAGCCAAGGAAAAGGAACTGAGGGAAGCGAAGAGGCTGCGCTATGAGGAAGGCTGCAGCCAGGTCTTCTCCGCCGACGGTTCGCGCCTTTTGAGATACGTGGACATTCCCTGGCCGTGCCCGGCTGGGACGCCAGAGGAGATGGCCGCCGTGGCGCTCCATGGCATGGAGCCCTCCGACAGAGCGGCTTACCGGCGCTTCCTGCGGCGCCAGCAGGCCCTCTGGCACCCGGACAAGTTTGCCCAACGCTGTGGTGCGCGCTTGGCAGAACAGGATCGCCGCCGGGTATTGGACACTGTCACGGCACTGTCCCAAGCGTTCAACCGGCTAGCAGAAGCTTGcaaataa
- the NFKBIL1 gene encoding NF-kappa-B inhibitor-like protein 1 isoform X2: MPAPMTSRYQRRLWRYVDSSRRRKLRRLLQHHGEALDLGEASGRKLRTPLHRCCARQDHKTAILLLKHGADPSVPDRRGDTALHVAARQVARKGGTVYEDLFSPLRNRCPSAMSIRNRDGKTPGELLREEEEKWCSQEASEEEEAEGDAEREWRRKLLGEWEDEYQEMGWQYEEDFYTTGPDTETYEGWADRIAREYRQRRSREGEHLRQKPKAEPQKPPPKLGSLREEEHLLYEKRARAKEKELREAKRLRYEEGCSQVFSADGSRLLRYVDIPWPCPAGTPEEMAAVALHGMEPSDRAAYRRFLRRQQALWHPDKFAQRCGARLAEQDRRRVLDTVTALSQAFNRLAEACK, from the exons ATGCCCGCTCCCATGACGTCAAGGTACCAGCGTCGCCTGTGGCGCTACGTCGATTCCAGCCGCCGCCGCAAGTTGCGCAGGCTACTGCAGCATCACGGGGAAGCCTTGGACCTGGGCGAGGCGTCTGGGCGCAAGCTCCGAACGCCCCTTCACCGGTGCTGTGCCCGGCAGGACCACAAAACCGCCATCCTCTTGCTGAAGCACGGAGCGGACCCTTCTGTTCCGGACCGGCGTGGGGACACAGCTCTGCATGTGGCTGCCCGACAGGTGGCCCGCAAGGGAGGCACGG TCTACGAAGACCTGTTTTCGCCCTTGCGAAACCGTTGCCCCTCTGCAATGAGCATCAGGAACAGAGATGGGAAGACGCCAGGGGAACTcctgagggaagaggaagagaaatgg TGCTCTCAGGAGGCGtctgaggaagaggaggcagagggcGACGCAGAGAGGGAGTGGCGCCGCAAACTCCTCGGCGAATGGGAGGACGAGTACCAGGAGATGGGCTGGCAATACGAAG AGGATTTCTACACCACTGGCCCAGACACGGAAACCTACGAGGGCTGGGCTGACCGCATCGCTCGAGAATACAGGCAGAGGCGCAGCCGGGAAGGGGAACACCTTCGCCAGAAGCCTAAAGCGGAACCACAGAAGCCTCCGCCTAAGTTGGGGAGCCTCCGTGAGGAGGAACACCTGCTCTACGAAAAGCGCGCCCGAGCCAAGGAAAAGGAACTGAGGGAAGCGAAGAGGCTGCGCTATGAGGAAGGCTGCAGCCAGGTCTTCTCCGCCGACGGTTCGCGCCTTTTGAGATACGTGGACATTCCCTGGCCGTGCCCGGCTGGGACGCCAGAGGAGATGGCCGCCGTGGCGCTCCATGGCATGGAGCCCTCCGACAGAGCGGCTTACCGGCGCTTCCTGCGGCGCCAGCAGGCCCTCTGGCACCCGGACAAGTTTGCCCAACGCTGTGGTGCGCGCTTGGCAGAACAGGATCGCCGCCGGGTATTGGACACTGTCACGGCACTGTCCCAAGCGTTCAACCGGCTAGCAGAAGCTTGcaaataa